The nucleotide window TCAAGCACTTGGTTTACTAGCGATAGCAACTGCTTCCCGGCAATGTCGATCTTGTCGAGATAATCCTTGACCATTTTAGGATTGTCGATGTGTTTTTTTGCCATGGCAGTAAAGCCTGTTACCGCGTTCATAGGCGTGCGAATGTCGTGTGACATGTTGAACAGAAACGTGGTTTTTGCTTTGCTTGCTTCACGTGCGGCAGAAAGGGCATACGAGAGTTTTTGGTTTGCTTCGATTTCCTTGGATTTTTCTGCAGTGATGTTTCTGAATAAAATAATTGCTTTATATACAATGTTCAATTTTACTTGAACGGGAATATAAACCATGGTGATGTATTCAATGTTTCCATCTCGCCCAGGACTCTTGAATATAACGCTTGGAATTTTATCGAGAGCCTTGCGCTTCTTGATAACTTTAAAGAAATTCTTAAAATCATCGCCATTTTGCAAGTCGTCGTTCATCCTTATAAAACCTTTTTCGAGGTTTTTGAGGAAACCTTTTTTAGGAAACGGCATTGGCATGACAGAGAGGTCTTCGAATGTCCCGTTTTCGGCATCGACATAAATCATGGCTCTTGCGATGACGCTTTCTGCTTTGGCAATGTAGCCTGCGAGGCGGTTCTCGCGCGAATCAGCCCGTCGAATAAAGAACTGGATGAGTAGGAGGTAGGCGATGTATCCACCGAATATGCCGATGAGCAAATACTGCAACATGCGCCCGGCCATGATACCCATGGAATAAAGGTCTTTTGCGGCGTCAATCGGGAAGTTCGAATAAACGCACAACGGTATGGTTTGGAGTGGCGCTATGTAGCCGTGAATTTCGTCTGTATCGCCGTTGAACTTGTAGCTTGAAGGCGTGCGCGTTGTGTAGGCGCGTATGATTTTGTTTCTGTTTTTTTCATCGAATTGCGGAGTGTAAAGGAACCTTTTAAAATTGTAGCGGGACTGACCATGAACTGTAGTTTGCGGAATTTTCATGGTTTCTAGCGAGATGAAACTATTGCCTTCGGTGTTGACGATACCTGCTGAGGCGCTTGCTCCGTAGACCTTGTAATCGAGTAGTCTCTTGATTGTTTTTTCGTCAAACGAGGAGGAGAGGATGCCAACGACTTTTTCTTGAACGTACACGGGTGCATAGAAAACAACATACGCCATGCTTGTATTTGTGGGCATGACAACGAATATGCCGCTATTGCCATTCATCCCTTCGCTAAAATACCATTTGTCGCCGGAGTAGATGGTATCGCCCGATGTTGTCTGCGTTTTACCGTTGGCATCTGTGAACCGCATGTGGTCGAACTGTGCTATTTTTTCGAGTTCTGCAAGATAGACTTCGTTCAGCAGGTTTTGGGCAGCTTTGTCAGAACTGAGTTTTGCAAGCGCTTCGATGGACTTGACGGAGTTCGAAAAAATTTCGTCTAGCTTGTTTGCCATTGCCAGGGTGATATCTTTAATGTAGTCGCTATTGCGTGCTGTGACGGCTCTTTTATCTTCTTCCTGGAATGCTGAAAATGCTTCGATAACCAAATAAACCACAAGAATAAGGGGCGCAAACCTTATTATCGTGTACTTAAGGCGTTTGTTTTTCTTTTTTATTTTCTGGAAACTCTGCACGATGCTCCCTAACCAAAAATCATTCTACACAATTAGAAATATAAACTAATATTAATGCTATTGATTACAATCACGGAAAAAATGGCGGATTGCCTAGGATTGTTTAATTGAATAGATTCAATGCTTACTATTTTTTTATCGGAAGGGAATTTTTTTTGATAAAAATCAAAATTTTTATGATTTTTTTTTCGCAAATATTCTTTTCTGAGAAAAAAATGTAGTTTTTTAATGGTTACTTATTCCAACTTGGAATACCGAAGAATCAAGG belongs to Fibrobacter succinogenes and includes:
- a CDS encoding ATP-binding protein — encoded protein: MVIEAFSAFQEEDKRAVTARNSDYIKDITLAMANKLDEIFSNSVKSIEALAKLSSDKAAQNLLNEVYLAELEKIAQFDHMRFTDANGKTQTTSGDTIYSGDKWYFSEGMNGNSGIFVVMPTNTSMAYVVFYAPVYVQEKVVGILSSSFDEKTIKRLLDYKVYGASASAGIVNTEGNSFISLETMKIPQTTVHGQSRYNFKRFLYTPQFDEKNRNKIIRAYTTRTPSSYKFNGDTDEIHGYIAPLQTIPLCVYSNFPIDAAKDLYSMGIMAGRMLQYLLIGIFGGYIAYLLLIQFFIRRADSRENRLAGYIAKAESVIARAMIYVDAENGTFEDLSVMPMPFPKKGFLKNLEKGFIRMNDDLQNGDDFKNFFKVIKKRKALDKIPSVIFKSPGRDGNIEYITMVYIPVQVKLNIVYKAIILFRNITAEKSKEIEANQKLSYALSAAREASKAKTTFLFNMSHDIRTPMNAVTGFTAMAKKHIDNPKMVKDYLDKIDIAGKQLLSLVNQVLEMSRIESGKITLQEQTCDFENVITALMTTYGTHAESKGIKFTATIANVEHRFVSIDSDRINQITANIIGNAIKYTLEGGSIECTINEHPYDREGYGLYTLVVEDTGIGMSPEFLKHIFDEFTRETSTTVSNIQGTGLGMTIVKKLTDLMNGTIDIESEKGKGTKITVSLPMKWSKETTSDAMDKNNAKTLSLKGMRILLVEDNEMNREIAQELLEETGIIVDTAEDGDIAVEKIRNAPPKKYELVLMDVQMPRMNGYEATKQIRKLSDPQKSSIPIIAMTANAFEEDKQNALNSGMNGHLAKPIDIQRLIQTLTEFRTN